From Streptomyces sp. NBC_00775, one genomic window encodes:
- the groL gene encoding chaperonin GroEL (60 kDa chaperone family; promotes refolding of misfolded polypeptides especially under stressful conditions; forms two stacked rings of heptamers to form a barrel-shaped 14mer; ends can be capped by GroES; misfolded proteins enter the barrel where they are refolded when GroES binds): MAKILKFDEDARRALERGVNKLADTVKVTIGPKGRNVVIDKKFGAPTITNDGVTIAREVELDDPYENLGAQLVKEVATKTNDIAGDGTTTATVLAQALVREGLRNVAAGASPAALKKGIDAAVKAVSDELLATARPIDEKSDIAAVAGLSAQDPQVGELIAEAMDKVGKDGVITVEESNTFGLELDFTEGMAFDKGYLSPYMVSDQERMEAVLDDPYILIHQGKISSIQDLLPLLEKVIQSNASKPLLIIAEDVEGEALSTLVVNKIRGTFNAVAVKAPGFGDRRKAMLGDLATLTGGQVIAEEVGLKLDQVGLDVLGTARRVTVTKDDTTVVDGGGDHEAVLGRVNQIKAEIENTDSDWDREKLQERLAKLAGGVCVIKVGAATEVELKEKKHRLEDAISATRAAVEEGIVSGGGSALVHAVKVLEGNLGKTGDEATGVAVVRKAAVEPLRWIAENAGLEGYVITSKVAELDKGQGFNAATGEYGDLVKAGVIDPVKVTRSALENAASIASLLLTTETLVVEKPAEEEAEAGHGHGHGHSH; this comes from the coding sequence ATGGCGAAGATCCTGAAGTTCGACGAGGACGCCCGTCGCGCCCTTGAGCGCGGCGTCAACAAGCTTGCCGACACGGTCAAGGTGACGATCGGCCCCAAGGGCCGCAACGTCGTCATCGACAAGAAGTTCGGCGCCCCCACCATCACCAACGACGGCGTCACCATCGCCCGCGAGGTCGAGCTCGACGACCCGTACGAGAACCTCGGCGCCCAGCTGGTGAAGGAGGTGGCGACCAAGACCAACGACATCGCGGGTGACGGTACGACCACCGCCACCGTGCTCGCCCAGGCGCTGGTGCGCGAGGGCCTGCGGAACGTTGCCGCGGGTGCCTCCCCGGCCGCCCTGAAGAAGGGCATCGACGCCGCCGTCAAGGCCGTGTCGGACGAGCTCCTCGCGACCGCCCGTCCGATCGACGAGAAGTCCGACATCGCCGCCGTCGCCGGTCTGTCCGCCCAGGACCCGCAGGTCGGCGAGCTCATCGCCGAGGCGATGGACAAGGTCGGCAAGGACGGTGTCATCACCGTCGAGGAGTCCAACACCTTCGGTCTGGAGCTGGACTTCACCGAGGGCATGGCCTTCGACAAGGGCTACCTGTCGCCGTACATGGTCTCCGACCAGGAGCGTATGGAGGCCGTCCTCGACGACCCGTACATCCTCATCCACCAGGGCAAGATCAGCTCCATCCAGGACCTGCTGCCGCTGCTGGAGAAGGTCATCCAGTCCAACGCCTCCAAGCCGCTGCTGATCATCGCCGAGGACGTCGAGGGCGAGGCCCTGTCGACCCTGGTCGTGAACAAGATCCGCGGCACGTTCAACGCCGTCGCTGTGAAGGCCCCCGGCTTCGGTGACCGCCGCAAGGCGATGCTGGGCGACCTCGCCACCCTCACCGGCGGTCAGGTCATCGCCGAGGAGGTCGGCCTCAAGCTCGACCAGGTCGGCCTGGACGTGCTGGGCACCGCCCGCCGCGTGACCGTCACCAAGGACGACACCACGGTCGTCGACGGTGGCGGCGACCACGAGGCCGTCCTGGGCCGCGTCAACCAGATCAAGGCCGAGATCGAGAACACCGACTCCGACTGGGACCGCGAGAAGCTCCAGGAGCGCCTCGCGAAGCTGGCCGGCGGCGTGTGCGTGATCAAGGTCGGCGCCGCCACCGAGGTGGAGCTCAAGGAGAAGAAGCACCGTCTGGAGGACGCCATCTCCGCGACCCGCGCCGCGGTCGAGGAGGGCATCGTCTCCGGTGGTGGCTCCGCGCTCGTCCACGCCGTCAAGGTCCTCGAGGGCAACCTCGGCAAGACCGGCGACGAGGCCACGGGTGTCGCGGTGGTCCGCAAGGCCGCCGTCGAGCCGCTGCGCTGGATCGCCGAGAACGCCGGCCTGGAGGGTTACGTCATCACCTCCAAGGTCGCCGAGCTCGACAAGGGCCAGGGCTTCAACGCCGCCACCGGCGAGTACGGCGACCTGGTCAAGGCCGGCGTCATCGACCCGGTCAAGGTCACCCGCTCCGCCCTGGAGAACGCCGCCTCCATCGCCTCCCTGCTCCTCACGACCGAGACCCTGGTCGTCGAGAAGCCGGCCGAGGAAGAGGCCGAGGCCGGTCACGGCCACGGTCACGGCCACTCCCACTGA
- the groES gene encoding co-chaperone GroES encodes MTTASSKVAIKPLEDRIVVQPLDAEQTTASGLVIPDTAKEKPQEGVVLAVGPGRIEDGKRVELDVSVGDIVLYSKYGGTEVKYNGEEYLVLSARDVLAIVEK; translated from the coding sequence GTGACGACCGCCAGCTCCAAGGTTGCCATCAAGCCGCTCGAGGACCGCATTGTGGTCCAGCCGCTCGACGCCGAGCAGACCACGGCCTCTGGCCTGGTCATTCCGGACACCGCGAAGGAGAAGCCCCAGGAGGGCGTCGTCCTGGCCGTCGGTCCGGGCCGCATCGAGGACGGAAAGCGCGTCGAACTCGACGTCTCCGTCGGCGACATCGTGCTGTACAGCAAGTACGGCGGCACCGAGGTGAAGTACAACGGCGAGGAGTACCTCGTCCTCTCGGCTCGCGACGTGCTCGCGATCGTCGAGAAGTAA
- a CDS encoding polysaccharide deacetylase family protein, with amino-acid sequence MRHRVRALATGLLAAALLTGCAQSVDPIERLGKKAAQKVRPHESAYRRWGLAAPLARPPRPPARTTARTAGPGLPPVVDHVRTRDKVVFLTYDDGAERDPRFVDMVRELRLPVSMFLTNSVVGPGYGHFAQLGDVGASVQNHTLDHASLRGLPYAGQRAEICGQQDKLKQRFGVRPRLLRPPYGTYDSTTLRAAADCGVAAVVLGRPADAHPLRPGDILSGFREPNFTDATLGLLKRIQAEGFTPARLENYL; translated from the coding sequence GTGAGGCACCGGGTGCGCGCCCTGGCCACCGGGCTGCTCGCCGCCGCGTTGCTCACCGGCTGCGCCCAGTCCGTCGACCCGATCGAACGGCTGGGCAAGAAGGCGGCGCAGAAGGTACGGCCGCATGAGTCGGCGTACCGCCGCTGGGGGCTCGCCGCGCCGCTCGCCCGGCCGCCGAGACCACCCGCCAGGACCACCGCGCGCACCGCGGGCCCGGGGCTGCCGCCCGTCGTGGACCATGTCCGGACCCGCGACAAGGTGGTCTTCCTGACGTACGACGACGGTGCCGAACGCGATCCCCGGTTCGTCGACATGGTGCGTGAACTGCGGCTGCCGGTCAGCATGTTCCTCACGAACAGCGTCGTCGGGCCGGGGTACGGGCACTTCGCGCAGCTGGGCGACGTCGGCGCCAGCGTGCAGAACCACACCCTCGACCACGCCTCCCTGCGCGGCCTGCCCTACGCCGGCCAGCGCGCCGAGATCTGCGGCCAGCAGGACAAGCTCAAACAGCGCTTCGGCGTCCGGCCCCGGCTGCTGCGCCCCCCGTACGGCACCTACGACTCCACCACCCTGCGTGCCGCCGCCGACTGCGGGGTCGCGGCGGTCGTCCTCGGCCGCCCGGCCGACGCCCACCCGCTGCGGCCCGGCGACATCCTCTCCGGCTTCAGGGAACCCAACTTCACGGACGCGACACTCGGGCTCCTCAAGCGCATCCAGGCGGAGGGCTTCACGCCCGCGCGCTTGGAAAATTATCTGTAG
- a CDS encoding polysaccharide deacetylase family protein: MRPVRQNYKNGAKWMGLRGGIALLALTAVVSGCADDGSGGVWPAHGQQPLKAPPARALDAYASKLRIAQAQRVAAAKRWGLAETPLTAPPAPARKPVIKARKGFEVDGQEELGLPPVFTTIPTKDRVVFLTIDDGAEKDPRFLRMMSELKIPYTAFLSNYLVKDNYRYFRKMRDRGITLNNHTLTHPYLPGLSYAEQKDEICGMQRVMRKQFGRRPTVFRPPYGNYNQDTLRAAKACGIKYAPIWDEEVFVDHWEYREWDRDLHPGDIVLSHFRGRNDWKGSMPDMVRRFMKKVTAKGYAVARLEDYL, encoded by the coding sequence ATGCGACCAGTGCGACAAAATTATAAAAATGGGGCGAAGTGGATGGGTCTTCGCGGTGGAATCGCCCTGCTCGCCCTCACCGCCGTCGTCTCCGGCTGTGCGGACGACGGCTCCGGCGGTGTGTGGCCGGCCCATGGTCAGCAGCCGCTGAAGGCGCCCCCCGCCCGCGCTCTCGACGCGTACGCCTCCAAGCTCCGCATCGCGCAGGCCCAGCGGGTCGCCGCGGCCAAGCGCTGGGGGCTGGCCGAGACGCCGCTGACGGCCCCGCCCGCACCCGCCAGGAAGCCGGTGATCAAGGCACGCAAGGGGTTCGAGGTCGACGGCCAGGAGGAGCTGGGGCTGCCCCCGGTCTTCACGACCATCCCCACCAAGGACAGGGTCGTCTTCCTCACCATCGACGACGGCGCGGAGAAGGACCCGCGGTTCCTGCGGATGATGAGCGAACTGAAGATCCCGTACACCGCGTTCCTCAGCAACTACCTGGTCAAGGACAACTACCGGTACTTCCGCAAGATGCGCGACCGGGGCATCACCCTCAACAACCACACGCTGACCCACCCCTACCTGCCCGGACTCTCCTACGCCGAGCAGAAGGACGAGATCTGCGGCATGCAGCGCGTGATGAGGAAGCAGTTCGGCAGGCGCCCGACGGTCTTCCGGCCCCCGTACGGCAACTACAACCAGGACACCCTGCGCGCCGCGAAGGCCTGCGGCATCAAGTACGCGCCAATCTGGGACGAGGAAGTCTTCGTCGACCACTGGGAGTACCGCGAGTGGGACCGCGACCTGCACCCCGGCGACATCGTCCTCAGCCACTTCCGGGGCCGGAACGACTGGAAGGGCAGCATGCCCGACATGGTCCGCCGCTTCATGAAGAAAGTGACCGCCAAGGGGTACGCGGTGGCCCGCCTGGAGGACTACCTGTGA
- a CDS encoding class I SAM-dependent methyltransferase codes for MNDVSFASLLTPEGRALLDEVRGTEPAQELAVATRLRREHSAELVSAALGQARLRQRAVAKFGAEDAQRMFFTPNGVEQSTRTTVATHRARRFAELGVRSVADLCCGIGGDAIALARAGIRVLAVDRDPLTAAVARANADALGLADLIEVREADVTEVDTATYDAVFVDPARRGGRGRIFDPEAYSPPLSWAIGTALAAPLAALKIAPGIPHEAIPAEAEAEWISDGGDVKEAVLWFGTEPGLVRATLLPGPRVLRGRGLPDPAVRPVGRYLYEPDGAVIRAHLVAEVAEELGGGLVDETIAYITADELRPTPYATAYEITDQLPFGVKKLKALLRERGVGVLTVKKRGSAVEPEELRRKVKPQGPHAATVFLTRVAGAPTMLVGAPATPSTGGGPS; via the coding sequence GTGAACGACGTCTCCTTCGCCTCCCTCCTCACCCCCGAGGGCCGCGCCCTGCTCGACGAGGTGCGCGGCACCGAACCGGCGCAGGAGCTGGCCGTCGCCACCCGGCTGCGCCGCGAGCACTCGGCCGAGCTGGTTTCGGCGGCGCTCGGACAGGCGCGGCTGCGGCAGCGGGCGGTGGCGAAGTTCGGGGCCGAGGACGCGCAGCGGATGTTCTTCACGCCGAACGGGGTCGAGCAGTCGACCCGTACGACGGTCGCGACGCACCGCGCGAGGCGATTCGCGGAGCTGGGCGTCCGCTCGGTCGCCGACCTCTGCTGCGGCATCGGCGGCGACGCGATCGCGCTGGCCCGCGCCGGGATCCGTGTCCTCGCCGTCGACCGCGACCCGCTGACCGCGGCGGTCGCCCGCGCGAACGCCGACGCCCTCGGCCTAGCCGACCTCATCGAGGTGCGCGAGGCGGATGTCACCGAGGTGGACACGGCGACGTACGACGCGGTCTTCGTGGACCCCGCGCGGCGCGGCGGACGTGGCCGGATCTTCGACCCGGAGGCGTACTCGCCGCCGCTGTCCTGGGCGATCGGGACGGCGCTCGCGGCGCCCCTGGCCGCCCTGAAGATTGCCCCCGGCATCCCCCACGAGGCGATCCCCGCCGAAGCGGAGGCCGAGTGGATCTCCGACGGCGGCGATGTGAAGGAGGCCGTGCTGTGGTTCGGCACGGAGCCCGGCCTGGTGCGGGCCACGCTGCTGCCGGGCCCGCGGGTGCTGCGCGGGCGGGGGCTGCCGGATCCCGCCGTGCGACCGGTCGGGCGTTATCTGTACGAGCCCGACGGCGCCGTCATTCGCGCGCATCTGGTCGCGGAGGTGGCCGAGGAGCTGGGGGGCGGGCTGGTCGACGAGACGATCGCGTACATCACCGCGGACGAGCTGCGGCCGACGCCGTATGCCACCGCGTACGAGATCACCGACCAACTGCCCTTCGGCGTGAAGAAGTTGAAGGCGCTGCTGCGGGAGCGGGGGGTCGGCGTACTGACGGTGAAGAAGCGGGGGTCGGCCGTCGAGCCGGAGGAGCTGCGGCGGAAGGTGAAGCCCCAGGGGCCGCATGCGGCGACCGTGTTCCTGACGCGGGTGGCGGGTGCCCCGACCATGCTGGTGGGGGCACCCGCGACGCCGTCCACTGGGGGTGGACCGTCTTGA
- a CDS encoding RNA polymerase sigma factor — protein MDEATASGAGDAVETIFRIESPRIIAGVARIVRDVGIAEELAQDALVAALEQWPRDGVPENPGAWLTATAKHRAIDLVRRRERYARKLEEIGRDLDTTTPFEEPADPDDIDDDLLRLVFTACHPVLSAEARIALTLRLLGGLTTPEIARAFLAPEATIAQRIVRAKRTLATKGVAFEVPYGPEREARLGSVLEVIYLIFNEGYAATAGDDLLRPALCEDALRLARVLAELMPKEPEVHGLAALLELQESRAAARTGPLGEPVLLKDQNRRRWNRLLIRRGFAALGRSNAVATAGPGPYALQAAIAACHAQAYAYEDTDWAQIATLYGLLAARSPSPVVELNRAVAVSMAEGPEPALALVDTLAAEPALRDYHLLPSVRGDLLARMGRTAEARAEFARAASLARNERERALLLARARECG, from the coding sequence GTGGACGAAGCCACCGCCTCCGGCGCCGGCGACGCCGTCGAGACGATCTTCCGCATCGAGTCGCCCCGCATCATCGCCGGCGTGGCCCGGATCGTCCGTGACGTCGGTATCGCCGAGGAGCTGGCCCAGGATGCCTTGGTCGCAGCCCTTGAGCAGTGGCCGCGGGACGGGGTGCCGGAGAACCCGGGCGCCTGGCTGACGGCCACCGCCAAGCATCGCGCGATCGACCTCGTACGCCGCCGGGAACGGTACGCCCGCAAGCTGGAGGAGATCGGGCGGGACCTGGACACGACCACCCCGTTCGAGGAGCCCGCCGACCCGGACGACATCGACGACGACCTGCTGCGGCTCGTCTTCACCGCCTGCCACCCCGTCCTGTCCGCCGAGGCCCGCATCGCGCTCACCCTGCGGCTGCTGGGCGGCCTGACCACCCCCGAGATCGCCCGCGCCTTCCTCGCCCCCGAGGCGACGATCGCCCAGCGCATCGTGCGCGCCAAGCGGACGCTGGCGACGAAGGGGGTCGCCTTCGAGGTCCCGTACGGCCCGGAGCGCGAAGCCCGGCTCGGGTCGGTCCTCGAAGTCATCTACCTGATCTTCAACGAGGGTTACGCCGCCACCGCGGGCGACGACCTGCTGCGCCCCGCCCTGTGCGAGGACGCGCTCCGACTGGCCCGGGTGCTCGCCGAGTTGATGCCCAAGGAGCCCGAAGTGCACGGGCTGGCCGCCCTGTTGGAGCTCCAGGAGTCCCGCGCGGCCGCCCGCACCGGCCCCTTGGGCGAACCGGTGCTCCTCAAGGACCAGAACCGCCGCCGCTGGAACCGCCTGCTCATCCGCCGGGGCTTCGCCGCGCTGGGCCGCTCCAACGCCGTCGCCACGGCAGGCCCCGGCCCGTACGCCCTGCAGGCCGCCATCGCCGCGTGCCACGCGCAGGCGTACGCGTACGAGGACACGGACTGGGCGCAGATCGCCACCCTGTACGGGCTGCTGGCGGCCCGCTCGCCTTCCCCGGTCGTCGAGCTGAACCGCGCCGTCGCCGTCTCGATGGCGGAAGGCCCGGAACCGGCCCTCGCCCTCGTCGACACCCTTGCCGCCGAACCCGCCCTGCGTGACTACCACTTGCTGCCCAGCGTGCGCGGGGATCTGCTGGCCCGGATGGGGCGTACGGCGGAGGCGCGGGCGGAGTTCGCACGCGCGGCCTCGCTGGCGCGGAACGAGCGCGAGCGGGCACTGCTGCTCGCCCGGGCCCGGGAGTGCGGCTGA
- a CDS encoding YciI family protein, whose protein sequence is MPRYLSLVQIDEATAPAEGPSPELMQRMGELLEEITKAGVMLATDGLTPSAQGKRVHWEGGQLSVTDGPFTESKEVVGGYALMQCKDMAEAIEWTKRFLKVHEEHWTVTCEVREIAEG, encoded by the coding sequence ATGCCGCGCTACCTGTCGCTGGTCCAGATCGACGAGGCCACCGCCCCCGCCGAGGGCCCCAGCCCCGAGCTGATGCAGCGGATGGGCGAGCTGCTGGAGGAGATCACCAAGGCGGGCGTCATGCTCGCGACCGACGGGCTGACGCCGTCCGCCCAGGGCAAGCGGGTGCACTGGGAGGGCGGACAGCTGTCCGTCACCGACGGGCCCTTCACCGAGTCCAAGGAGGTCGTCGGCGGCTACGCGCTCATGCAGTGCAAGGACATGGCCGAGGCCATCGAGTGGACCAAGCGGTTCCTGAAGGTGCACGAGGAGCACTGGACGGTGACCTGCGAGGTGCGGGAGATCGCGGAGGGCTGA
- a CDS encoding VCBS repeat-containing protein yields MFSLRSRARWAGPLAVALLALGVGSLGTADGAAAATAAPVRDDFNGDGYMDLAIAANHATVGGMSKAGYVAVMYGGPHGLSATSASRRTVISRATSGIPGSPTKGQGFGTQMSKGDLDGDGYADLVIGTDLTGDAVVVWGGSHGLSGGTSVPAYKTQTGDFDGDGKLDLALFRPGHSLGDDPAGTTATLWTGPVSRTATPAATAPIDPDHLQYYDVLDGAVGDVNGDGRDDLALTVYCGDGNYCTQLYQASATGLVRTASNGNYRGVAFGDLNGDGYDDMIDGVGYDNRVDIAYGSASGIGADTTWKTFTQDSPGVPGTDESNDLWGEAVAAGDVNGDGYDDVAIGAPCESLGEAQCAGAVTLLHGSRSGLTATGAQFISQNTAGIPGTNEAGDDFGYGLQLLDINGNGYADLAASGPSENNGNGSVWSLRGRPTGIVPDAALVFGGKAIGAPYTKAQFGFEIG; encoded by the coding sequence ATGTTTTCCCTGCGTTCGCGTGCTCGTTGGGCAGGACCGCTGGCGGTGGCCCTCCTCGCCCTGGGGGTCGGCTCGCTGGGCACGGCCGACGGTGCGGCCGCCGCCACCGCCGCCCCCGTCCGCGACGACTTCAACGGTGACGGATACATGGACCTCGCCATCGCCGCGAACCACGCCACCGTCGGCGGGATGAGCAAGGCCGGCTATGTGGCGGTGATGTACGGCGGACCGCACGGACTGTCGGCGACCTCCGCAAGCCGACGGACCGTCATCAGCCGTGCCACCAGCGGCATTCCGGGCAGTCCTACCAAGGGCCAGGGCTTCGGAACACAGATGTCGAAGGGCGACCTGGACGGCGACGGGTACGCGGACCTCGTCATAGGCACCGACCTGACCGGTGACGCGGTCGTCGTCTGGGGCGGGTCGCACGGCCTGTCCGGAGGCACGTCGGTGCCCGCCTACAAAACCCAGACCGGCGACTTCGACGGCGACGGCAAGCTCGACCTGGCGCTGTTCCGCCCCGGCCACAGCCTCGGCGACGACCCGGCGGGCACCACCGCCACCCTCTGGACGGGCCCCGTCAGCCGCACCGCGACCCCGGCCGCGACCGCCCCGATCGATCCCGACCACCTCCAGTACTACGACGTCCTGGACGGCGCTGTCGGAGACGTCAACGGCGACGGCCGCGACGACCTCGCGCTGACGGTGTACTGCGGCGACGGCAATTACTGCACGCAGCTGTACCAGGCCTCCGCCACCGGACTGGTGCGCACCGCCTCGAACGGCAACTACCGCGGCGTCGCGTTCGGCGACCTCAACGGCGACGGATACGACGACATGATCGACGGTGTCGGCTACGACAACCGGGTCGACATCGCGTACGGCTCGGCCTCCGGCATCGGCGCCGACACCACCTGGAAGACATTCACGCAGGACAGCCCGGGTGTGCCGGGAACCGACGAGAGCAACGACCTGTGGGGTGAGGCCGTGGCCGCCGGGGACGTCAACGGCGACGGGTACGACGATGTCGCCATCGGCGCCCCCTGCGAGAGCCTGGGCGAGGCCCAGTGCGCCGGCGCCGTCACCCTCCTGCATGGCAGCCGCTCCGGCCTCACCGCCACCGGCGCCCAGTTCATCAGCCAGAACACCGCCGGCATCCCCGGCACGAACGAGGCCGGCGACGACTTCGGCTACGGCCTCCAGCTGCTCGACATCAACGGCAACGGCTACGCCGACCTGGCCGCGAGCGGCCCGAGCGAGAACAACGGCAACGGCTCGGTCTGGTCGCTGCGCGGCCGCCCGACCGGGATCGTGCCGGACGCGGCGCTCGTGTTCGGCGGGAAGGCGATCGGGGCGCCCTACACGAAGGCACAGTTCGGCTTCGAGATCGGATAG
- a CDS encoding LCP family protein translates to MTSEDEHGDDKEGAARRGNRRSSLVKAAGVVLAGALVLSAAGAGWAYWHLNHNIKSVDINSALGDDRPAKAVTTPTASASASASAAPLPSGAVNILVLGSDSRSGKANAKLGGGNSSGARSDTAMVVHIDEGRTKATVVSIPRDTLVTRPSCPTSSGGTTSVAYNAMFNSAYSVGGPVCAVKTVESMTNVRMDHYIEIDFSGFAKLVDALGGVTVTTDEDIDDDKSHLHLKAGEHHLGGTKALALARTRHGIGDGSDLGRIGLQQKLVKALLKQISSTDLLINPTKLYKVADAVTGSLTTDTGLDSLGELMKLGQSLKGLSSDEVKTVMMPVVTAPSDPNRVVANEPEASDLWASLK, encoded by the coding sequence GTGACTTCTGAAGACGAGCACGGGGATGACAAAGAGGGCGCCGCGAGACGCGGCAACCGGCGGTCCAGCCTGGTGAAGGCCGCCGGCGTCGTGCTCGCCGGCGCCCTCGTACTCTCCGCCGCGGGGGCGGGCTGGGCGTACTGGCATCTGAACCACAACATCAAGAGCGTCGACATCAACAGCGCGCTCGGCGACGACCGTCCGGCGAAGGCGGTGACGACACCGACCGCGTCCGCGTCCGCCTCGGCCTCCGCCGCTCCGCTGCCCAGCGGCGCCGTGAACATCCTCGTCCTCGGCTCCGACTCCCGCAGCGGCAAGGCGAACGCCAAGCTCGGCGGCGGCAACAGCTCCGGCGCCCGCTCGGACACGGCGATGGTCGTCCACATCGACGAGGGCCGCACCAAGGCGACCGTGGTGAGCATTCCCCGGGACACCCTGGTGACCCGCCCCTCGTGCCCCACGTCGTCGGGCGGGACGACATCGGTGGCGTACAACGCGATGTTCAACAGCGCCTATTCGGTGGGCGGTCCGGTCTGCGCGGTGAAGACGGTCGAATCGATGACCAACGTCCGTATGGACCACTACATCGAGATCGACTTCTCCGGTTTCGCGAAGCTCGTCGACGCGCTCGGCGGCGTCACCGTCACCACGGACGAGGACATCGACGACGACAAGAGCCATCTGCACCTGAAGGCCGGCGAACACCACCTGGGCGGCACCAAGGCGCTGGCGCTGGCCCGCACCCGCCACGGCATAGGCGACGGCAGCGACCTGGGGCGCATAGGTCTCCAACAGAAGCTGGTGAAGGCGCTGTTGAAGCAGATCTCCTCGACGGACCTCCTCATCAACCCCACCAAGCTGTACAAGGTCGCGGACGCGGTGACCGGAAGCCTCACGACCGATACGGGCCTGGACTCGCTGGGTGAGCTGATGAAGCTCGGCCAGAGTCTCAAGGGGCTGTCGTCCGACGAGGTCAAGACGGTCATGATGCCGGTGGTGACGGCTCCGTCGGACCCCAACCGGGTGGTGGCGAACGAGCCGGAGGCGAGCGATCTGTGGGCCTCGCTGAAGTGA
- a CDS encoding endo-1,4-beta-xylanase, producing the protein MRTSRTPRTPRTSLRSRTPRTSLRSRLTALLTGAAAVGALLAAGTTAHAADTPLRDLAAAKGKVIGTAVTGSKLTGTYGDIAGAQFNSLTPGNAMKWGSVEPTRGTYNWAEADQIVAFAQAHNQQVRGHTLVWHSQNPSWLTNGTWTSAELSTLLQDHITTEVTRYKGKLAAWDVVNEPFNEDGTYRSTLWYNGLGADYIANALTWAHAADPSAKLYINDYNVEGVNAKSTALYNLVKSLKDRGVPIDGVGLQAHLILGQVPSTLQQNIQRFADLGVDVAITELDIRMQLPSDSTKLAQQAADYKAVFDACVAVTRCYGVTVWGFTDSDSWIPDVFSGYGAATPYDENYAPKPAYYAIATSLGGTTTPPTTGACTATYSVTNQWNTGFTGQVKIACSGAALSSWKVSWTYGAGQQITQAWNATCTQSGAAVSCVNASYNGAVADGGSVTFGFNSSWSGSNPVPTVTLG; encoded by the coding sequence ATGAGAACCTCCAGAACCCCCAGAACCCCCAGAACCTCGTTACGCTCGCGAACCCCCAGAACCTCGTTACGCTCGCGCCTCACCGCCCTGCTCACGGGCGCCGCGGCCGTGGGCGCCCTGCTCGCGGCCGGTACGACGGCGCACGCCGCGGACACCCCGCTCCGCGACCTCGCCGCCGCCAAGGGCAAGGTCATCGGCACCGCCGTCACCGGCTCCAAACTCACCGGGACATACGGCGACATCGCCGGGGCCCAGTTCAACTCGCTGACCCCGGGCAACGCCATGAAATGGGGCTCCGTCGAGCCCACCCGGGGCACCTACAACTGGGCCGAGGCCGACCAGATCGTCGCCTTCGCGCAGGCCCACAACCAGCAGGTGCGCGGCCACACCCTGGTCTGGCACAGCCAGAACCCGAGCTGGCTGACGAACGGCACCTGGACGTCCGCCGAACTGAGCACCCTGCTCCAGGACCACATCACCACCGAAGTCACCCGCTACAAAGGCAAGCTGGCCGCCTGGGACGTGGTCAACGAGCCCTTCAACGAGGACGGCACCTACCGCTCGACCCTCTGGTACAACGGCCTCGGCGCCGACTACATCGCCAACGCCCTGACCTGGGCCCACGCGGCCGACCCGAGCGCCAAGCTCTACATCAACGACTACAACGTCGAGGGCGTCAACGCGAAGAGCACCGCCCTCTACAACCTGGTCAAGTCGCTGAAGGACCGTGGCGTCCCCATCGACGGGGTCGGCCTCCAGGCCCACCTCATCCTCGGCCAGGTGCCGTCCACGCTCCAGCAGAACATCCAGCGCTTCGCCGACCTCGGCGTCGACGTCGCGATCACCGAGCTGGACATCCGGATGCAACTCCCGTCCGACAGCACGAAGCTGGCGCAGCAGGCCGCCGACTACAAGGCCGTGTTCGACGCGTGCGTGGCCGTGACCCGGTGCTACGGCGTCACCGTCTGGGGCTTCACGGACTCCGACTCCTGGATCCCGGACGTCTTCTCGGGATACGGCGCGGCGACACCGTACGACGAGAACTACGCGCCGAAACCGGCGTACTACGCGATCGCGACCTCGCTCGGCGGGACGACCACACCTCCGACGACGGGCGCGTGCACGGCGACGTACAGCGTCACGAACCAGTGGAACACGGGGTTCACGGGCCAGGTGAAGATCGCCTGCTCCGGGGCCGCGCTGTCGTCGTGGAAGGTGAGCTGGACCTACGGCGCGGGCCAGCAGATCACGCAGGCCTGGAACGCGACCTGTACACAATCGGGTGCGGCCGTGAGCTGCGTCAACGCCTCCTACAACGGGGCGGTCGCGGACGGCGGCTCGGTGACGTTCGGGTTCAACTCGTCATGGAGCGGCAGCAATCCGGTGCCGACAGTGACGCTGGGCTGA